A genomic region of Luteibacter aegosomatissinici contains the following coding sequences:
- a CDS encoding DUF4865 family protein: MLAMQYSFDLAPSVDPDSVRARARDIGPSFEGLPGLRMKAFLVASDPAIYAPIYVWDDDASMRAFLESPAFERVVAKYGKPAFYVMPSIRVAHSAKSRPIRFATQERTALPLPPVFDGSGGDVRSDANVLTGADLTRWESVRTVFWHDAPPAREGQVVFDVPYLIGGLP; encoded by the coding sequence ATGCTCGCAATGCAATACAGCTTCGATCTCGCGCCTTCGGTCGACCCGGATTCGGTGCGCGCACGGGCCCGGGATATCGGGCCGTCGTTCGAGGGGCTGCCTGGCCTAAGGATGAAGGCATTTCTCGTTGCATCCGACCCCGCCATTTACGCACCCATCTATGTATGGGACGACGATGCGTCGATGCGCGCGTTCCTTGAGTCACCGGCATTTGAACGCGTCGTCGCTAAGTACGGCAAGCCCGCGTTCTACGTGATGCCATCCATCCGCGTGGCGCATTCAGCGAAGTCGAGGCCCATTCGGTTCGCGACGCAGGAGCGCACTGCATTACCGCTTCCTCCCGTTTTCGACGGAAGTGGGGGCGACGTACGCAGTGATGCGAACGTCCTTACCGGCGCAGACCTCACTCGCTGGGAATCGGTGCGCACGGTGTTCTGGCACGATGCGCCGCCTGCGCGCGAAGGCCAGGTCGTGTTCGATGTTCCCTATCTGATCGGGGGATTGCCATGA